A region of the Methylocystis echinoides genome:
AGGAGGTTTGAGAGGCTTTGTCCCTAGTACGAGAGGACCGGGATGAACGTACCTCTGGTGGAGCTGTTGTCGCGCCAGCGGCAGTGCAGCATAGCTATGTACGGACGGGATAACCGCTGAAGGCATCTAAGCGGGAAACCCCCCTTAAAACGAGACCTCCCTTGAGGGCCGTGGAAGACGACCACGTCGATAGGCCGGGGGTGCAAGCGCGGCGACGCGTTGAGCCGACCGGTACTAATCGCCCGATTGGCTTGATCGCTCTCGTGATCCGTGTCCGGACTGGTTCGGCAGCCGCAAAGGCTGGCGAAGCCAGAGACACGGTCATAAACAGACCAGCAGCAGACGCTGCCACCAACATGCTTGCCGAACCGGACACACGCGCCTCGCAACCCGCGACGGCCAAGTCCGAAAGAAATTGCGATGCGCCGGTCTGGTGGCCTGAGCGGCGTGCCCAGAACCCGATCCCATCTCGAACTCGGCCGTTAAACACGCCAGCGCCTATGGTACTGTGTCTCAAGACACGGGAGAGTCGGTCGCCGCCAGACCTGCCCATCGCAATACACACACCTTCCCTCGACACGAACACCGATCCGGCCCCCGGACACGGCGCATGCTTACACAGAGCCCGCGCCGGATCTCATCGGTCGCTCCGCCCCCGTGCAAGTTCTCTGAGCCACGTCACCTTCGGTGATGGGCGTTCGATCGGCCGCACGGCCATCCCAATCAGCCGAGAGATGGTGCGCAACCGCGAAGGCGGTTCCCCGCGTCGCGCGAGGGCTGACTGATCCCGGACATCTGCCTGCTCCGAGCCTTTCCCGACCGGTCGTGCCGAACGCCTCGGCCACTCGTCGTTCGCCCGGCACCGACGGCCGCGCTGTGCCGAAGGCGCGGCCTTGAGGGCTGTACAGCAAACCTCTATTATAATGCTGCTGTACAATGCCTCCGGTCAGTGTGGAATCGAGCATCGCATGCCGTGCCATCCGGACACGCGCTCACGGTCGGTCCCCGGTGATAGGGCTGGATCGCCGTCCTTCAGGCCTGATGGCGGACCAGAGTGTCCGCCTGCCGCGTCCGGCCCCGACAAGATCGATCTGCGTCGTCCGCGCTCAGGGGATCTCAATGCGGCGGCCGATCGGGATCCGGCGTTCGACGCGGACCGTTTCCGGGCAGCCCTCGTGGAGTTGCTGCCCGACCTGAAGCGATTCGCAAGGTCGATGGCGAAGACGGCCGATCAGGCTGAGGACTTGGTTCAAGAGACGCTGCTCAGGGCTTGGCTGTGTCAGGATCGCTTTCGTCCTCGTGGCCATCTTCGAGCCTGGACATTCACCATCATGCGGAGCAGCCTCTCGCCCTCCAAGCGTGAGACAGCGGATCCGACGGATGTCGGCAACGCTGCACCCGACAGGCGACGCATCGATCCTGACCGGTGAAACCGCGGAGCGTTCTCGCAGGACGAATGGCGACGGCCACGTCCTCTGACGCGGCGGTGCTGGATGTGGCGACGCCGATCATCGACGCGCGCGCTCTGCTGCGTGCGTCGAGATATGAACTGCTCTTCGTCAGCTCGAGTGCTTCGCGCTCCCCGGTCGAGTTCAGGGCGGTCGAGCGCCACCGTCGAGAACTCAGGAGAATGCCTGCCGTTCGCGGATCCTCGGTTTCCCGTCAGGAGTGGAGGTCGAAGTGATGGGCGTTGGCGCCGTGATCTGAAACCCCGATCAGGCCGACGTCTCCGTGGACGCCACTGTCCGCCGGTGCGTGGCTCGGTCCGGCCGGTGAGCCGGGTTTGCTGTCGGACGCGAATTCGATGGTGCCGTTCGGGCCGATGCTTGCGGCCGGTCTCGGACCGTGACTGCCCCCGCTCGTCGGGGGACTCGGCTCGCTTGACGGTTCTTGATCGCGGCTCACGCCGGTCGAGCCTCCCGATCCCTGGCGCGAGAGCGATTGGTCTGACGCCACCGGGGTGCCGACGTTCGCGGCCGCACCGGCAGTGCCGTGACCTGTGTGGTGCGGGCCCGCGTCGAGGTTCGCGGGATTGGGATCCGCCCCGACGGCTCGATCCTGCGTGCCGCTCGGTGGGATGCCTGCGTTCGCACCGGTTGCCGGGTTGGAGCCGTCCGAGTTCCGCAGATGCGGATCGGTCTCTCGGGCGTGATCCGCAGGATCGCCGCTGCGGCCGGGCCCGTCGGCGGTCTGAGCATGGCCTGGATCGTCCGCTCTCACCCCCGCCAGCGCGCTGGCTGACGGAGCGATTGGGTCCGCGTCGGAAGCCGCGCTGTGAACGGCGGAACCCTGTGCGTGCGGTCCATCGTCTTGGAGGTGCCCGGGCGGCTCGCCGCTTCGATCGTCCTGCCCGTGGCCTGGATCGGCAGCGCGCGCCTGCGCGCCGGCTGACGGCGGACCTGGGTCCGCGTCGGTGGCCGAGCCGTGACCGCGGCTATCCTGTGCGGGTGGTGCCGTATCGTGAAGATGTCCCGGCGCCTCGGCGCTCCGGCCAGGTGAAGCGCCGGCCCGCGCGTGACCGGGATCAGCAACATCCGCCTGCGTCTGCGCGCTCGCGGATGGTTGGACCGGATCCGTGTCGGCGGCCGAGCCGTGATGGCCGGCATCCCGAGCGTGCGGCGCCGTGTCTTGGACATGTTCCGGCGCCACCCCGCTCCGAACCGGTCCCTCGCCAGCCTGCCTGTGATCCGGTTCGGCGGCTCTGGCCTCGATCTGCAGGTTAGCTGCCGGTGCTGAGGGGGTGGGATCGGTGGCCGCCGTGCCGTGGCTGCCGGCATCCTGTGCGTGCCCTGCCGGGCCCTGGAGAGGCCCCGGTGCCTCGGCGCTCCGGCTGGGGCTTTCGCCGGCCGGAGCGTGCGCAGCCACCGCGCCGCTCGCCTGCACGGTGGCTGAGGGCGGCGCTGATTGCGTGCCGGTGTCCGTGCCCTGACCGTCGTTGTCCTGGGCGTGCGGCGCCGAGCCCCGGAGGTGGCCCGGCGCAGCGGCACTCCGGCCGGGACCTTCGCCGGCCCGCGTCGGGCCTGGATCGGAAGTGCTTGTCTGAGCCTGTGCCAGACCCGGCGGTTCATCCGGACTCGCGCCGCCGGCCACGTCCAGTGGAACGGCCGCCGCGTCCTTGTGATGGCCTGGCGCATCGGCGCTCCGGCCAGGCCCGTCGCCATCTTGACCGCGGCCCTGATCGGTGACCTCCCCCCGGATCTGCGCGAGGCCCGCTGTTGGACGCGGGCTCGGATCGGATGCTGCACTGGGATCGCCGGCCGCGCCGTGCAACTCCCGTTCGGATGCACCTGCGCCGATGCCTGAAGGATCCGCATGCGCGACCGCGTCGTGCCGCCCCCTTGCCTCCGGCGAGACGCCCGTTCGCGGATCGTTGTCCGGGCTACCGGAGCGCTCCTCGACCGGGAGCTGCGCGTGTCTCAACTCGGGCTGTGCGGCGGCATTGAGCCCGTTGACCGGGGCTGGCGGAGCTTCCGATGCCGCGTGACCGGTCGTCGGGGTCACGCTCTGGGCCAGCGATGGCGCCTCACCGGTCGCGCTCGACGACGGGGCTCCCTGTTCCCGTACCGCGGCGTCCCCAGATGGCGCGGCGCCACCGTCCGATCTGGAATCCGGAGACGACGATGAACCCGCTGCGAGGGCTGCGCTGGCCTCGGCGCCGCGCGCGAGCGGCTGAAATCCGGATTCCGCGCCTGCCCGGGTCGGCCCATGGCCGAGGGCCGGGTCTCTGAGGCCGATGAGTCCGAAATCGGCGGCGTCAGATCGGGCGGAAGCGACCGCCGCCGACTCGGCCGTTACGAGACCGGCCGCGCCGCTCGCGGGACCTTCGTGGCGGCCGGTGCCGAGCGGTCCTTCCGACTGGACGGGGCTCGCCGCTCCACCCGTCGTCGGCGACAGGCTGCCCTGGTCACCCGGGACAGCGCTGCTGGCACCCCGCGCGCCGAGGTATGATGTCGCCTCGATACCCTGAGCGGGGTGGTCGACGAGGGCATCCGCGGCGAAGACCATGGCCGAGAACACGATCAGCCCGACCTGCTTACGGTGGCCGTCGCGCTCATCGGTATCGCCCGTGTCGCGCGCTTCGGACGACCCGTGCTGTTGCGCGTGGCCCGCGTGAGGAGGCTGCGCCGCGCTCTCGGTCGATCGCTCCCCGTCATCCGCGCGGGCGTCGTCGGGCGACAGGCTCAGGGCCGCAGCCGCGACGAGAGCCGCGAGCAGCGCCGCCGGGTGAACCGAGAGCTTCGTCCCGCGGGCATCCTGCGGGATCGGGAGAAGCTCGGGATAGCGTCGGGCGATCTCGTTGATGAGGGCGCGGAAATCGCTGCCTCGCATCGGGCTGTCCAAGACATCGGACGCGATGACGTAGCTGCCGTCGATCCTGGCGAAATGCATGACGGCGTCGCCATCCGGCCGGCAGAAGACGAACCAGGGGTCCGCCTCGTCGCTCAGGCCCTGCTCGCTGCCGATCTGCAGGCCGGCTCGGATCAGGGCGGCCTCGAGGCGGTAGAATTCCGCGAGCTCCTGCTGCGACCAGCCGCCCTGGCACGTCGTTGCGGGTCGGAAGAACGAGATGACCGCGCCCATCGGGACCTCACGTCCGCACAGTGACTGAGAAGCGGACTCTATCGTTCATGGAAACTGCGTCCCAGAGCATCGAAGAACGGCGCCACCAGATAGTCGAGCGCCGTGCGCTCGCCGGCCGAGACGACGACCTCGGCGGGCAGGCCCGCCAGGAGGCGTGGTCGTACGTCGTCCGGGAGTTGATGGTCGTCGATCTCCACGGTGCCGGCGAAATAGGCCTGCTTGGTGCCGTCGTCGATCAGGCGGTCGCGGGAGACCATCGTCAACGTCCCGAAGATCGCCGACATGCGGCGCGTCTGAAAAGCCGGGAACTTCACCTCGGCCCGCATGCCGGCATGAACCGCCTCGAGATCGTTCGGCGCGAACTGCACGCTGATCACGAGCCTGTCGTTCGTCGGAACGATCTCCATCAGCGGCTCGCCCGAGCGGACCACCTGGCCGATCGTGTAAACCTTCAATCCCTGGATGACGCCCTGATGCGACGCCCGGACCTCGTGCCGACGGAGGACATCCCGGGCCACGATGAGCTTCTCGCGCAGTTCTGCGATCTTCTGGCGCGTGTCGAGGAGCTGCGCGGTCAGCGATTCCTGCAGCTTCTGCTTGAGCTGCGCGGTCTGCATCCCCGCCTCGTTGATGCCGTTCTGCGCCTTGGCGGTCTCCGCCACGGACCGTCCGATCACGCCTCGGAGGCGCGCGTGCTCGCGCTCCATCATCAGAACGCGCGAGAGTGGGATGAGGTTCTTCTCCTGGAGGCCGCGCAGGCCCTCCAGCTCCTGCTGGATCAGGGCGACCTGCTGCTCGCCCGAGGCCTTCTCGACCGCCAGCCCGGAAATCTCCGTCTTCAGCTGCGTGACCCGCGCCTCGATGAGGCCGAGCTGCGCCTGGAAGGACGCGCGGCGCTCCGACAGCTGGCTGGCCTGGTCGTCGATCAGGCCGGCGACGGCCGGCTCGGCGCGTCGCTCCGCGATCTCCGGCGGCAGGAGCAGATCCTGCGCCTGGCCCTGCTCCGCGCGGAGGCGCGCTTCGAGAATCAGGGCCCCGTCGAGCTGGCCGCGGAGCAGATCGTTGCTGGCTCGCGATTGCACGGGATCGATGCGTAGCAGGACGTCGCCCGCGCGAACCGCCTGGCCGTCCCGGACCAGCACCTCCTGGACGATGCCGCCTTCGAGGTGCTGCACCACTTTGCGGCTGCCTTCCGCGACCACCACCCCGGGACTGATGACTGCCCGGTCGAGGCGCGCGACGGCGGCCCAGGTGCCGACTACCCCGAACGTCGCGACGATGAGCGCGTAGCCGGCGACGGCGTACGCGCGCCAGTTCGTCAGGTCGGCGGAGCCCGACCGGTCCCGATCGGACCTTCTTCGCACGGGGGACGGGCTCGGGATCGCGGCGCGCGTGACGGTCATCGCTTATCCCGCGCTCCGCTGTTCGTCGGAGCCGCGGCGGGTCTGGGATGCCGCGGGGCCGACGGGCGGCACCAGGGTCGGGACCGGCCGCTGGCCGGTGACGTGGGCGAGGACCTGCTCGGGCGTACCGGAGAGCTGCACGCGGCCCTCGCTCATGAGCAGGATACGGTCGGCCTCCTCCAGCAGGCTCACCTTGTGGGTCACCAACACCACCGTCGCCCCGGATCGCTTCAGGTCCGCGACGGCGCGCATCAGCGCCGCCTCGCCGGGCTGGTCGAGACTCGCATTGGGCTCGTCGAGCACGACCAGGCTCGGCTCGCCGTAGAGCGCGCGGGCCAGAGCGATGCGCTGCCGCTGACCGCCTGACAGCCCGTTTCCCCCCCGCCCGATCACCGTATTGTAGCCCTCCGGAAGCGACTGGATCAGCGCGTGACAGCCAGCCCGCTGGGCAACCTCGATGACGCGCGCGTCGTCCCGGTCGGCGAAGCGCGCGATGTTCTGCGCGACGGTCCCATCGAACAGCTCGACGTCTTGAGACAGGTAACCGACATGCTGCCCGAGCAGGGCCCTGTCCCAGTGGTTCAGGTCGGACCCGTCGATGCGCACCGTGCCTGCCAGCAAGGGCCAGACCCCGGTGAGCGCGCGAACGAGCGTCGATTTGCCGGCGGCACTCGGGCCGATGATCCCCACGACGCTGCCGGGCTCGAGCCGGACGCTCACAGCCTTGAGGATGGGGCGCGTCGCGCCGGGGGCCGCCACCGAGATGTCTTCGGCCTCGATCAGGCCGCGCGGCCGCGGCAGGACGAGGCGGCGCGTCTCCGAGCCTGCGACCGCCACGAGATCGGCCAATCGCCGATAGCTGGCCCGCGCCGCCGTGAAGCCCTTCCAGTTGCCGACGACGGCCTCGATCGGCGCGAGGGTGCGGCCGATGATGATGGACGCGGCGATCATCGACCCGGCCGAGATCTCGCGGTGAATCGCCAGATACGCGCCGATGCCCAGCACCAGGGTCTGCAGCAGCATGCGGACGAACTTCGTGGCCGCGACGATCAGGCCCGCGCGATCGCTGGCCCGCGCCTGGAGGAGCAGGACGTCGTCGTGGCGGCGCCCCCAGAGCCCGCGCATGGACGCGACCATGCCCATGGCCTGCAGCACCTCCCCATTCCGAAAGACCGTGGCGGCGCTCTGCCCCGCTTCGCGCGAGGCCTGACTGGCGGCGTCGAGCGTCCGACGGGTGGCGACCTCGTTGAGCAGCGTGAGGCCGAGGATCGTGCCGCCGCCCACCAGCGCCATCCAGCCGAACCAGGGATGGAGGATGAAGCAGGCGAGCAGGAAGATCGGTATCCAGGGCAGATCGCAGAACGCCAGCATGCCGGCGCCGGTCAGGAACTCCCGCAGGACGTCCACGTCGCGCAGCGCCGTATCGTGCTGCGCGCCGGGCCTGAGCAAGGTGCCGCGATGGGCGGCATCGAAGATCGGCGTGGCGATTTTCTGATCGAACACCACACCGCCGCGCACCAGGAGGCGGGCGCGCAGCATCTCCAGCATCGCGTAGACGGCCAGGCCGAACGCCGCGATCAGCGTGATCCCCGCCAGGGTCGTATCACTCCGGCTGGGGATCACGCGGTCGTAGATCTGGAGCATGTAGAGCGGGCTGACGAACAGCAGCAGATTGATGAAGAGCCCGAACACCACGGCGGTCGCCAGGACCGGCCGGAGCGAGCGCAGGCCGATGGTCAATGCCGATTGCAGCGAAGGATCGCCCATTCTGCCCTCTTCCTGCGATCGATCGGCACGATCGGCGATACCCGGTGGCTCAAATTCCCGTGCTGCTCGCGTCAGTGACCCGCGGGCGCTCAGATCCGCGAGCGGCAATCGTACGTGCGATACTCGACTTTCATGGGCCGCTATCCAGAGACATGCACCGGTAGTGGGGCATCCGGCGCCATTCTCCAAATCGTTCCTTACAGGATGATAGCGCTATTCAGGTAGTTGCCAAGCAACGGGATCCGTTCGGGGAGGACGCGGGGACGACGGGTGCCGCCGCGCATCTGGACAGCGCGGCTCCGTCCCAGCTATATGGTGTTTGCTGTATAAGCGCCGCGCCGCGTGGCTTCGGTCGGCAGGAAGGTGAAACCCCGTGTATGCCCATCAGCAACGCCTGGACTCCGAGGAGGTGCTGGAGCTGCGTCGGGAGGGGGGACGGTATCTGAAGGAACTGCGGGAGGCGCGCGGCCTGTCGCAACGACAGCTCGCAGCTCTTGTCGGTGCGGATTACTACACCTTCATCTCGCAGCTGGAGACCGGGCGCGGTCGTATTCCTCCGGATCGGTACCGCGCGTGGGCCGAGGCGCTGGCGATCGAGCCGAGAGCGTTCGTCCGGAACGTGATGCGCTTCTACGACCCGATCACCCACGAGATCCTGTTCGGCGATCGGAGCGCGGAGCCTGAGGGCAACGAGGCGTAGGCCGTCGACGCTCTCAGGGCCCGGATCGTTCGGATGCGCGAGGCGCGCGGGACGGCTCCAGCCTGGAGACGACCGCCCGCGCAGCTCAGGAGGTGGAGTGGTCCGCACCGTCCACCGTCTGTGATCCGAGGGGTGATGGGTCGTCAGACGTCACGTCGGCGGCCGATACGGGCGCGCCGATCGCCGCCATCAGCATTCGCAATCCCTCGATCCACGTATCGGCCTCGGCCCGCGAGATGCACCCGCTGCGGCGAAAGATTTTGCCGGACTCGAGCTTGACAACAACGTCGAAGAGGCCGTCCGGCCTGTCCGTGATCCAGTATTCGACATTCTGAGGCATCGACGCTGCCCAATAGATCCTCACTTGGCCGGCAACAGCCGCCCCGCCCACGCAGCTCGCAGTCTGACGGCGAACGCGCGCCTCTCGCCGACGTGACTCGTTCACCTCGATCCGTTGTTCCTCGCTCGGCCTCAGACCACGTCGGGGTTCACCTGCGCGCGCGATGATCTTCGGCTCCTTCTCGGTTCAACATGTCCGCCCCCCAGGGACGGAAGCGTGCCCCAACGCGTAGGCCGCGGAGAACGATCCGCCGCTTGCGGGGTTAGATGTTCACTGTACAGTCAGGTGGCGGGTCCTATTTGGAGGGGTGGACGCTCGATGACGCGCGTGGTCGGGCCACTCCCGCCGGATGGCCCGCTGCAGATCGCCGGTTCGTCAGGCGGGATTCACGGCGGCCCGAGATCGGTTCGTGCGGCGAGCGCTTTGAGAGGACGTGAGTTGACGGACACGCTGGTTGCTCAAGACGGCGGAGTCGATCGGCCGAGCCGACAGGACCCTCCGGAACCCGCGATTCTGCCCACCGGTGTGCGGGATCATCTCGGCCTGCAGCTGCGCGCCGCCTACGAGGCCGTGACACGGGCACAGACACCGCCGCGTCTGCTGGACCTCGTCGCGCGGCTCGATGCAGCGCTGGAGGGGCCGCGCCAGGACGATGCCACTGCGTTTCGCGAGGGCCTGACCGAAACGCTGCCCGGCCTGCGCGCCTTCGCCCTCTCGCTCGTCGGCGATGCCTCGCGCGCCGACGATCTGGTCCAGGAGACTGTGCTCCGAGCCTGGGCGCGCCAGGACCTGTTCATCCCAGGTTCGAACCTGAAGGCGTGGCTCTGCACCATCCTGCGCAACCAGTTCTACACCGAGTGCCGCAAGCGAAAGCGCGAGATCGAGGACGTGAACGGTGCCGCCGCGGCGCAGCTCACGGCGCCCGCAGCCCAGGAGCACGGGTCCGATCTGCAGATCGTCTGGTCCCATATCGGCAAGCTGCCGGAACTGCAGCGTGAGGCCCTGCTCCTCGTGGGGGCCCAAGGCCTGACCTACGAGGCTGCCGCGGAGGTGATGGGCTGTCAGACCGGGACCGTGAAGAGCCGGGTGAGCCGCGCCCGGGCCTTGCTCGTCGCGCATCTCGCCTGAGACGGGCATCCTGACCGAGAGCGGATTTTCCACGCTCGACGGCCCCTGCATGGTTGAGACAGGTGCCCATCCGCGCTCCGCCCTGGGGCGAGTCCCGACGGGCGACGACCTGGGAACGGTCCCCCGCCGTCCTGGCCGGTGTCGAACCTCGACGGCTCGACCATCCTTGTCGGACGGATAGCCCGGGCAGAGAGACGAGGTGAGGCGCGCGACACGCTCGAAGGCCGGGGAAAGGCCAGGCGCAGGCCGGCAAAGCCGTCTCGGCCCCTATCGCGACCGCGAAACCGCCGCGGGACGCCCTGCCCCATCGCGCTTCAAGTCGCACGAGCGTGTCGCGAGCAGCGACTGCACCACGCGGCCGCCATCGTCGATGGACACCGCCGTCAGCCCGCGCTTCGGCAAGGTTCGGGCCCGTCCCGGTCGCTGCCGCCGCAGCAGGCCGCTCGTCCCGGTCCGAGCCAGAGATCATCCCCGGGCACCTCGACGGACGCTCCGCCTCCACGCGCCGCCCGTGTCGCACGAAGGTCGGCCGTGGCGTCACCGATCATTGGCAGCGCCGCGTCTGGCATCCTCGCCGCGGAGACTCTCGACGCGGTCTCCGGTGCCGCTGCGGAACAGGTCGCCCTTAACAAACTCACCCATCCCCGTACGAATCCGGGTCGCCGCTGGACTCACTTTGCAGAATCGGTCCACATGAACAGTCACGTTGGCAGAATCGGGCGGGGACCGATGACCGCAGAGGAACGGCTGGCTGAGCTGAAGGCGGCGGACACGCGCCGTCAGACACGTCGCAGGGAGGCTCTGAAGCAGAAGGGCATGACCCAGCAGAACGTGTGGCT
Encoded here:
- a CDS encoding HlyD family type I secretion periplasmic adaptor subunit, whose protein sequence is MTVTRAAIPSPSPVRRRSDRDRSGSADLTNWRAYAVAGYALIVATFGVVGTWAAVARLDRAVISPGVVVAEGSRKVVQHLEGGIVQEVLVRDGQAVRAGDVLLRIDPVQSRASNDLLRGQLDGALILEARLRAEQGQAQDLLLPPEIAERRAEPAVAGLIDDQASQLSERRASFQAQLGLIEARVTQLKTEISGLAVEKASGEQQVALIQQELEGLRGLQEKNLIPLSRVLMMEREHARLRGVIGRSVAETAKAQNGINEAGMQTAQLKQKLQESLTAQLLDTRQKIAELREKLIVARDVLRRHEVRASHQGVIQGLKVYTIGQVVRSGEPLMEIVPTNDRLVISVQFAPNDLEAVHAGMRAEVKFPAFQTRRMSAIFGTLTMVSRDRLIDDGTKQAYFAGTVEIDDHQLPDDVRPRLLAGLPAEVVVSAGERTALDYLVAPFFDALGRSFHER
- a CDS encoding sigma-70 family RNA polymerase sigma factor; the encoded protein is MTDTLVAQDGGVDRPSRQDPPEPAILPTGVRDHLGLQLRAAYEAVTRAQTPPRLLDLVARLDAALEGPRQDDATAFREGLTETLPGLRAFALSLVGDASRADDLVQETVLRAWARQDLFIPGSNLKAWLCTILRNQFYTECRKRKREIEDVNGAAAAQLTAPAAQEHGSDLQIVWSHIGKLPELQREALLLVGAQGLTYEAAAEVMGCQTGTVKSRVSRARALLVAHLA
- a CDS encoding helix-turn-helix domain-containing protein, encoding MYAHQQRLDSEEVLELRREGGRYLKELREARGLSQRQLAALVGADYYTFISQLETGRGRIPPDRYRAWAEALAIEPRAFVRNVMRFYDPITHEILFGDRSAEPEGNEA
- a CDS encoding sigma factor; this translates as MPCHPDTRSRSVPGDRAGSPSFRPDGGPECPPAASGPDKIDLRRPRSGDLNAAADRDPAFDADRFRAALVELLPDLKRFARSMAKTADQAEDLVQETLLRAWLCQDRFRPRGHLRAWTFTIMRSSLSPSKRETADPTDVGNAAPDRRRIDPDR
- a CDS encoding type I secretion system permease/ATPase, coding for MGDPSLQSALTIGLRSLRPVLATAVVFGLFINLLLFVSPLYMLQIYDRVIPSRSDTTLAGITLIAAFGLAVYAMLEMLRARLLVRGGVVFDQKIATPIFDAAHRGTLLRPGAQHDTALRDVDVLREFLTGAGMLAFCDLPWIPIFLLACFILHPWFGWMALVGGGTILGLTLLNEVATRRTLDAASQASREAGQSAATVFRNGEVLQAMGMVASMRGLWGRRHDDVLLLQARASDRAGLIVAATKFVRMLLQTLVLGIGAYLAIHREISAGSMIAASIIIGRTLAPIEAVVGNWKGFTAARASYRRLADLVAVAGSETRRLVLPRPRGLIEAEDISVAAPGATRPILKAVSVRLEPGSVVGIIGPSAAGKSTLVRALTGVWPLLAGTVRIDGSDLNHWDRALLGQHVGYLSQDVELFDGTVAQNIARFADRDDARVIEVAQRAGCHALIQSLPEGYNTVIGRGGNGLSGGQRQRIALARALYGEPSLVVLDEPNASLDQPGEAALMRAVADLKRSGATVVLVTHKVSLLEEADRILLMSEGRVQLSGTPEQVLAHVTGQRPVPTLVPPVGPAASQTRRGSDEQRSAG